From Chryseobacterium shandongense, the proteins below share one genomic window:
- a CDS encoding YdeI/OmpD-associated family protein, whose translation MKLQPIQFKAIIKQHGTMNAAFVEFPFSAEELFNKKGQVKIKALFDDKVEYRGSLAKMKTDFHILILTQEVRKQLEKTFGDEISVSLTEDKEERTVEIADDILTVFHENPEAKTLFDKMSYTHKKEYIRWINEAKKPETRENRKSKMIQMILEGKKGV comes from the coding sequence ATGAAGCTTCAGCCGATACAATTCAAAGCAATTATTAAACAGCACGGCACCATGAATGCCGCTTTTGTGGAATTTCCCTTTTCTGCCGAAGAACTGTTTAACAAAAAAGGGCAGGTAAAAATAAAAGCCCTCTTTGACGACAAAGTGGAATACCGCGGAAGCCTTGCCAAAATGAAAACTGATTTTCACATATTAATTTTGACTCAGGAAGTAAGAAAACAATTAGAAAAAACTTTCGGGGACGAAATTTCTGTCAGCCTTACCGAAGACAAAGAAGAGAGAACCGTGGAAATAGCCGACGATATTCTGACCGTTTTTCATGAAAATCCCGAAGCCAAAACCTTATTTGACAAGATGAGCTACACCCACAAAAAGGAATACATCCGCTGGATCAACGAAGCCAAAAAACCTGAAACCCGGGAAAACAGGAAGTCCAAAATGATACAGATGATTTTGGAGGGGAAGAAGGGGGTTTAG